The window AAGCTTCAAATGATGATACCAATTCCTTTCAGGATGAGCAAAGTTCTCTACATGGCGGCCCCCACATAGCAAACACAATGGAAGCAGAATCAGTGGGGGACTATGAAAAGCAGTTACATTTCGACTTGACAGATGTATCAAACAGacctaaaaagaaaaagaaggctAAACATCCTGTATGTAACCATGTTCTTGAGTTCCAAAGGTTATCTAGTTGCCCATGTTTATCTCTCGTCTATTTAATTTTGTCTTCCGGCGTTGCAGGGATCTATGTTTGAACATCGATGGCAACTTGATTCTAATTTTCAGAATGACCAGGTGATTTCTTATATTATCTTTCTAGTTAGTGGTAAGGACATTGTGTTGAACCATAAGAGAACAAAAGGGATGACATACTATCTGGTTATGTTGTTTATTGGCCagtagaaataataaaataatcaatatttttcttctttgttattGACATCCAATAACCTGCATATTTTTTGAAATGCAGAAGGATCACTCAAAGAGAAGGCTGGATACACACCAATTTGATTCTAATGGAAATAGTGGTATTGtgctttttaatttcttttctgatgtgtgtgtttgttgttTATTTAGAATAGTAATTTGATATCTTTGTTATCCTTTGAATCACATTTGCAAACCTTTAATGAGGTTTGTTTGGTCAACAGATCGTTAAAAAGCTGTTGATGATTacatagaggtggcaaaataaaTGGGTGGTTTGGATAAAGAGtgaattaagttttttttaggcACAGATCTGGTTAACCTGAAACATTTCCTTTAAAGAAACTTATGTTATCATTGGTAATTGCCGTGTCGGATATAGTTAGTTCTCTTAATGATTGTTTATATTATTGAGTATAATCATTTAGGAAGTTTTTCTGCAGTGAAAGTACACTTTGGACAAATTTCCATCATCTGACTCTTTTTCTTATAGTcgaattttatttaattttgctTGTTTGAGTGTTTGACTGTTGGAGATAAATTTCTATGATTACTTATCCTGAATTGACCTATTCGTAAGTAAATGGAATTGCCACCTCTATGATACATAATCATTGGATACGTAATCTGACAATCTATGTTATTTTGCTGGTTCAATATTTTTTTCAGTGACTTCTCAGACGAGTAATATGTCCAACCCAAATAAGTTTATGAAATTACTTGTTCGTGATCGTGGGAGGAAAGCTAAATCACTTAAGGTATTATCTAGTCTTCAACCTCATCAAGCTCTTATAATACTTAAGACTTTGCTCCTATCTGTTTCATGGTTTGTTAATCTTTTCTAAAAACAGAACCCTGCTGGGCAGCCAGGCTCAGGAAGTCCATGGTCGTTATTTGAAGATCAGGTTAGtagtaaagtttttttttttagtatgttTGCTATTTGATGTCTTGTGTAAGGTATTATATAGAGTACTCTGCTACTTCAGGCCCTTGTTGTTCTAGTGCATGATATGGGTGCCAACTGGGAACTCATAAGTGATGCTATGAATGGCACTTTGCAGTTTAAGGTAACTACTCTGTGGATgcattatatatagttatttttatatattgtataaatttcacataaatcatttttgctATGACTATACTCCTTCACTTATTTACATCCATTTGACATTTATTAATGTTCCATCTTAACATGTATAGTGCATCTCACGAAATTCTAAAGAATGCAAAGAAAGACATAAGATATTAATGGATAGGACTGGTGATGGTGCTGATAGTGCTGAGGATTCAGGGTCATCTCAACCCTATCCGTCGACTTTGCCTGGCATTCCAGAGGTATTATATATTCTGGTACATGTTTAACAGAAGTGTTGATTTTACAAGGGTTAACGGGGCCCAGTCGGGTTCCACTTCACCTTTAACTGGTTGAAAAGTAGGATAACCGGAAATGGGTCGagtgggtcaaatgggttttaAGCTCCAAACCTCTTGAATGTTCTTTGTTAAAACCTCATAAATTTGTTATTACATAGATTCAAATACCACTGCTATAATATTGGTTAATAACCATCTTTAACACCATCATTATTCGTATAATTTAAGAAAAACCTTAATCATGTTGAGTTACTAAAAAAGTACCTGTTTTGACCCATCATGTAACTTGCGCCAAATGCCTAAGTTTCTTTCTTTGTCTGAGTAATGTTGGATTTACTGGATCATACGGTCACTTCTGTCCTTGAGATGTGGTTATCGGTGAAAGCATAACTTCATGGTTGCTTACTTATCTCACCCAGGGAAGTGCCAGACAATTGTTTCAACGGTTACAAGGACCAATGGAAGAGGATACACTGAAATCTCATTTTGAAAAGATTATTATGATTTGGCAAAAACAACATCATGGGAAGGCACAGGTGATTTTCATCCTCTCATTTTTAGTCTGCATCTCTGTGAATATAGGCTCATTTGTACGTATTTATGCTCgctgtatttttctttttaaatgatACTATTTTGAAGTGATGAAATCTTTTTGAATTTAATTTGGTGCCAAAGAAGGATAATCAGGATCCAAAGCAACTTCAGCAACCTCATGGTTCTCATGCACTTGCTCTTTCTCAAGTCTGCCCAAATAACCTCAATGGTGGACCTGTCCTCacgtgagtttttttttattgctatTGCATTTACAACTTATAAAATCGGGTTTTCTCTGATTTGATCCACCTGACAccattttttttgggtaaactAAATGAAGGCCTCTTGATCTTAATGATGCAATTTCACCTAGCCCAGATTTTGTTCCTGTTGGTTATCAAGGTCCTCATACCAGTGGGTTACCAGTTCCAAACCATAGTGTAGCAGGAATGGTCCCTGGCTCTAATTCAGCCTCCTCACTACCTGGGTCTTCTGCAAAGGCTCTTGGAAGTCACTTGGCCTCTGCATCTGCTCCACTTAGTCCCTCTGTTAGGTAATTCTGTAATCCGTACAACGATATTGGTACAAAATAGGAATTGTTTATATTTGGTTCAGTTATTGGTTCTAGAGCCTCTAAAAACCAGTTTTCTCTTTGATATTGAACCGTGGTGAACCAGTGGTCTCAGAAATAGTTGCTTTATCAAGCTGGAACCAGTACATTCTATCTGGTTCTCGCTTCTAATCTTACAAAAATAGGTTGGTCTGGTCGTGGGCTCTGTAATATTGTGTATTTTGGTGTTGGTCTAGTCCAGTTTCAACTAGATGCTCACCCTGTTTTCCCTtgatattaaattttgtttgtgttgtGGTTGGTTAGGGAGGGAAGATATGGAATTCCTAGAGGTTCCTTATCAGTAGACGAACAGCATAGAATGCAACAGTTCAATCAGATGTCGGCAAGGAACATGCAACAGACAAGTCTGCCCCCTGGGTCTAATTCAGGAACTGATCGAGGGGTTCGTATGCTGCCTGGTGGGGCCGGTATGGGTGTCATAGGTGGGGTGAACAGAGGCATGGCAATAGCTAGACCAGGTTATCCAGGGATTAGTACTCCTATGTTGAATCCTGGCATGACATCTGCCATTGGACCTGGTCAAGGAAACTCAGTGAGACCTCGTGAGACTATGCGTATGATGAGAGTATGTTATCTAGTATCTTGAGTTTCTTCATGCATAATTGTATTTGAACTAGCATGTTGTCTGACTTCAATTAGGATAATACTTATTTGTTAGAGGCGGCGGTTTCGACCCATTTCTTAGAAACGGTCAATTTGGGTTCTGTTATATCTCATGGTGGTCCAATGATTCAATCAGAAGTTCAGTACAAAGGAAAAAGGTCAAAGTCACCCAATACATATTTTTAATCCATACAAAATCcttgtttcttattttaatGAAGAAGATTTTTGTAATTAGCTAAATATCGTAATTACACAACACATTAAATACCTTTagataattaaaaaacacaaaaaagcgTGTTTGGCGAGTCAACTTGAAGCTATCTCGACATCTCTACTTAAACACGTGGACATTGGTAAAGTCAAGCTTAATTGGCTTGTAGGGTGCATTTCACTCATACTAGGCCTCACATGaaagccatatatgtatatcatgcTGTCACAGTGTTTGATAGTATATTATgggttttaacttattgatataattttgtGCTTTAGCCCAACCAGAATATGGCACCAGACCAACTGCCGCAGCAGGCATCACAAGGTGGAATGGGTTTTTTTGCAAATCAAAATTCCCAACTACATGCTCAGCCATACCCACATTCAATGTCCACCCAACAGTCCCCGCACATCCCACATGGTAATTCTCATCCACATCCTCCTCAATATCCAGCCTATGGAGGAATGCGTTTTATTAAAGAAAGGCAACTACATCATCAGCGTATGCTGCAGCAACAATTTGCTATTTCCAATCCCATGGTACCACATGTACAACCACAACAATCTCCGGTTCCAGTTTCATCTCCTCAGAGTAGTACGCAAGCACAATCACAGTCTTCTTCTCCAGTATCGGTTTCGCCTATTGGGACACCCTCCATGAAACATCCTATACCCCCACCCCAGCGTAACTCTCAAACTGGGGGCAACCATACTCTGAAACAGAAAGCACGTCAGCCACAGCAATTGCAGCCAACTGGTAGGCAACATCCTCAGCAGGCAGCTAAAGTTATGAAAGGAGGTGGCAGAGGAACTATACACCAGAATATTCCTGCGGGTCCTTCTCATCCGAATGGCTTCTCAGGGAGCCAAATTGTTGCAGAGAAAGGTGAGCAGCAAGTCGCACACCAATTGGTGCAAAGTGGTAGAATGGTAAATTCTAAGCAGCCAATGCCTCATTCTTCTTTAAGTAGGTCACAACAACACATGAGATTTCCCATTCAAACACAAGCTACTTCCTCAAAGCAACTTCTGTCTGATACTAGCAACAATCATGCTCCATCAGTGGCTCCTTCGTCTAGTACACAGCCAGTAATGACTTCTTCCAATTACCGCCAGCTCCAGCAGCCCCAAAAGTTAGGAAGTCGAACTCAAGCAGCAGCTGGTCAAATGATGGCACATAATTTAAAAGAAAGTTATTTCGAGCTTCCTATAAGCAAGGTGCACGCTAAAGAAGCAACTCAGATATCTGAACCATTTAATTCACCTGGTGCAATGTCAGATAAGGTTCCATCTGGGATATCTCGGTCACCACCTCATTCAAATAGTGAAGGGAGCGGTGATGAACACGATGGACCAGCGATTAACCTTGAGGGTGTTCATAAGCAGTCTGAATCAGACAGCTTGGGTAATTCCGTAAAGTGGCAAGAGCAATCGTCTTCAGAGCCAATACCTCCCACCTGACCCCCTATTTTTTTACTCAAATGGAGCACTCAGGTTGGGCTGTCATTCACATGTAATAGGAATGTACAGGTTTGTTTCTCCCTGCTTAAAGTTACCTTTACACTTGCTGCTCATAATGGCGTTTGTTAGAGGTTGAAAAGATGGTTAGGTCAAAGGGTTTGGGTAATGTGTCAAAACAGATGACTATATGAGTCAGGTGGACCAGAAGCACTTTTGTCCAAATCCTTATTTTGGGCCTTGTTAATATGACTAAGGTTACCAAGAGTAAAAAATTGCCAATATGGAAAGTGGGTATGTATAAGAAATATAGTTAAAATTGCCACATTTTATTTAGTCATTACCAACATTAAAACGcgatcatttatatatatatataagtaagaaatggaaaatgctaaatacagcctcaAGGATTGTACttaaagtgtataaaaattGCACCTTCCATAGCAAAACCCATAAGAAATCTACAAACATTTAATTAAGGAAGTGggtatattaaaattttttgtgaaaGATAAAACTATTTTGATAGTTATCTGATATCTTGGCTAAAATGATATGGAGGTATGCATTTTGTAAAAGATAATACTATTTTGATAGTTATCTAATATCTTGAGTAAAATGATTTGGAGGTATGCGTAAAGAATACAATTTTGGCAATTTCTAACATGTTCATTCCATTTGACCTGTTTCATTTCTAGCTACTTTTTGATCACCCATCAAAGAAAAAGCATAACATGAACCGGCCTATTCATAAGTAAACGAGCCTAACTTGTCacttctagtttttttttttttttgcattgcTGTTACTGACATTAAGCATACAAAGATGACGTGTTACGTATTAAGCTGTGGATGCTTAAAATGCAATTCAGGGGTTATTAGCTACATTCCGTTAGATCTTCTCGCTTTTACATACTAATTTTCTTGCCTTTGATATACCTTGCAGATGACGTTCATAGATCCATCAGGCAGTTAGTACAAAGAAGAAAACAGGCAGCATAGTTTTCTAAAAGTTAGTGTAGGGGTTAACTGAAAAAATTGTTGGCAGGGCTAATTTGTGGGCAATATGTATATAGGATCCTCAACTCTTAGAGCCTTGGAGAGATGGAGAAACTTATATAGAGGTATGTGTACAGAGTTCCCATCTCTCCTTATAACATTTTGTTTCTTAGTCTTATATTTTTGGAACCCATAGATTAGCGCTATGTATTATTGCCCCTTCATAGCAGGGGTATAGTTGTCATTGTTATTGGCTGAAGCCTTGGGGAATTTTGTAAATACTAGCCTTTTAGTGTACATGCAGATTAATGTTGTCAAGATTTTTGTTGCATTGGTTCAGTTAGCACATATTGTACTCCCGACTATGTTTACAGTTGACACTCTACATAATAGAGGCGTCAAAAAAAGTAGGTTGGATGGAGTGGATACTGATAACGTACTTATATTATCGGTTGTGTCGAATTGTGACGATCCACAAACATGTTTAGTTTTGTTGCTATAATGATAATCATCACACCTTTTGTGCTTCCAACActcttgatcagctcccttttAGCTAATGGGATAAAGCTGCTGAAACCATAAACTGATCAGAATCTGCCACCTCTGGAAAAGCCTTTTGTAGTTTTTAAGGATTTCATCACAAAGACAGAGGCGGTAGCATCATAACTTCTGTTACTGTAAGTTCTCATTAGTGCAATCCTAAGTGTGCTGTATAGAGCTGAACTCTTTGGATTTGGCTTTTGACTATCCAAGTGTTTGCTCAGTATAGTGTCTTCTGTAGTTACTGAAGATTTGTACATGTCTTCAAGAAAGCCTTGTGTTTCTACCGAAAGGAGGGAACTGGATGGAGCAATGTTGATTTCCATTTAGTCATTAGAAAACCTGGACCTTTGTTTGAATGCGACTGATGGAGTTTTTCTAGTTCTTTAGGAGGTGACGGCTGCATGGTGATGGCAGCATTTGTTGTCTTTAGGAGACGGAAGTGGTGGTTGCGGATGTTGATCATGGAAGAGATATTAGTTGGTTCCCGATAATTGATAATTGAGGCTATGATAATGACACAAGAAAATCAATTCTAGGATATGTTTAATTTGGTGAGACTGATAATGACACAAGAAAAACAATAGATGCCCGACCCATTATCATGTCACATATTTGTTTCAAAAGACTGCCCATACCCCCTTATAGCCTGCAAATTCGAATTATGACACGATTAAATGACTACAATTCTAATAAGCAATGCTACAAGGTAAAAATGATAATCAGGTCGTAACTTTCAGCtgttaaaattatttatctttgtGGAATAAGGAAAGAATAATATGTCCTAAAACAATCAAGTCGAATGACAAATTACAACTCACGATCAGTTAACAAATTTACAGCAATACAATAAGTTTAGCTAGTTCAATGAAATTAGTGTTGCCCATGGCACTTATGTATTATTCTTGCTATGATAGATTGAAGCAAATGAAAATTGTGTGGTGAAGTGTGGTATTGCCTTCAAAGACAGTTGTATTTACTGGCACTTGAAGACTACATCTATTAACCTCTAACTGCCTTGGACATGTGTCATGTCTCTATCAACCTCTTCTGTCTTGTAGTTTGGCCATCTACAATCCCTTAATATAGGACACCTCATTATGCCTTTGCACTTGATTCAATCCTGAACATTGATTGCATTCGTCTTTGAATGCTCAAAACATTGGTTACACACATTAAAAGTACAAGTGTTACAAACATGAAACAGACAGAATATACAAAACTGTTCTTGTCCTTTGACAAGGCAACATCGCATTAAAGTTACGTTGCCCAACTCCCCGAACACAGGTTTAATTCTAGAACGTGTGATATTAACCAAGTCACTCTAGGGGCTCACATGGGAGGTTCACGTGGTTTGCGAGTACAAGGTACTGATTGATCTATGATTTATTGGTAGCGCTTATGTTTATAGAATTTTATGTATAAGTTTTTAGGTCTAGCTTGAATTTGACACACATGTTTTCAAGctatttaaactttgaaatcGTGTTACCTACAAAATTTCAAAGCCATTTGAGAGCCAAGATCAAGCTCGAATTTTCTTCAAGCCTTTGCAAAGAAGACTTGCAGAGCAGTCAAAAAGTAAACTGAGTTATGATTTAAACTGCAGCCATTAAGTCAAGTTAAACTCATCTAGATTTGTTAGCTACACATAAGTACATAACAATCGCTTGTCTTTATAAAAGATAAGCTTGGAGAAACTCTTGAAAGGGAAAAATAACATTTAGCTCTTTTTGTTTGGGTTCAACCGCAAATTGTATCATTGCGATATAAACTCTTGGGGACCATTACATCTTGAAACGggacaaaaaaaaagtagtaattTTCACCAAAAACCAATCAACCTATACATGTTGACTCGATTTTCCAAAGCAAATTATCGGATTCTATGTAAACTATCTATTAACAAGAATGCATCTTCTTTAAAGAACCAGAAACCCTTCAAAAGAAGTTGCAAAATGCCTTTGAATTGTAAGCTGGGGAGGAG is drawn from Erigeron canadensis isolate Cc75 chromosome 9, C_canadensis_v1, whole genome shotgun sequence and contains these coding sequences:
- the LOC122581123 gene encoding chromatin modification-related protein EAF1 B-like isoform X1 produces the protein MVVNAGFDSMGGVTDGGAEISSAPSPQQLSDLEKTQAQLRETFNAAEKYRRELEFLQKGGDPLDLKFGNVAPVSLQSTSLIDPNKEQIVTSVVKGSFAVTASPHDSVESSGRLGAPSVGEANSADNLKLFDGNNKYRDGEKRSLHSRINSTTQSDVALEIPKKSYRRRIRSRPNRDVARSSSTDAGPRSGQPYISSTSKPKSPMSHKNLASNNRLDVKLNGSQNHKSTLSPACGQPLTSDTQEAPLSMCSAEHGSVGQVEQETLGSRHPPTANTQTAGNQDLSRTNDNNSGELQVKKGCDSKSSCSQTNNENEPVAIIRNTHSNGIVEHDLASRESPSMEQIGVNTANDDKISDTGNGNSDPCSPRHNDNGSTLKEEEGLKESEAALQESTLSLRCSTDGPEQHTCPQGNVKLAIKEHGDSVLEAARIIQEKRKRIAGLSVGIFSSDSNHRSHWHFVLQEMSWMANDFAQERLWKVTAASHISRSAAYNSRVRFQQQTSLWKQKEVAHTLAGAVMEFWHTLQVKCHELKLEGSKTDNLIGLHQYGIRFLEYNSSSQAQYNSAQAPMTPDRISDLGIVDILWEDNLTEENLFYTVPSGAIEAYRKSIESHLLQSERIATSVQEEVDAAGFDAVAVIDTQDRLFEEEGETSTYYLPGAYEGGRMSQPAQKKRNHFRSYAPGSYEMVPNTSFMQSNERDIVAQPSVLSTKRPATSINVSIPTKRMRTASRPRFTGPSGYIHVPDRAEASNDDTNSFQDEQSSLHGGPHIANTMEAESVGDYEKQLHFDLTDVSNRPKKKKKAKHPGSMFEHRWQLDSNFQNDQKDHSKRRLDTHQFDSNGNSVTSQTSNMSNPNKFMKLLVRDRGRKAKSLKNPAGQPGSGSPWSLFEDQALVVLVHDMGANWELISDAMNGTLQFKCISRNSKECKERHKILMDRTGDGADSAEDSGSSQPYPSTLPGIPEGSARQLFQRLQGPMEEDTLKSHFEKIIMIWQKQHHGKAQKDNQDPKQLQQPHGSHALALSQVCPNNLNGGPVLTPLDLNDAISPSPDFVPVGYQGPHTSGLPVPNHSVAGMVPGSNSASSLPGSSAKALGSHLASASAPLSPSVREGRYGIPRGSLSVDEQHRMQQFNQMSARNMQQTSLPPGSNSGTDRGVRMLPGGAGMGVIGGVNRGMAIARPGYPGISTPMLNPGMTSAIGPGQGNSVRPRETMRMMRPNQNMAPDQLPQQASQGGMGFFANQNSQLHAQPYPHSMSTQQSPHIPHGNSHPHPPQYPAYGGMRFIKERQLHHQRMLQQQFAISNPMVPHVQPQQSPVPVSSPQSSTQAQSQSSSPVSVSPIGTPSMKHPIPPPQRNSQTGGNHTLKQKARQPQQLQPTGRQHPQQAAKVMKGGGRGTIHQNIPAGPSHPNGFSGSQIVAEKGEQQVAHQLVQSGRMVNSKQPMPHSSLSRSQQHMRFPIQTQATSSKQLLSDTSNNHAPSVAPSSSTQPVMTSSNYRQLQQPQKLGSRTQAAAGQMMAHNLKESYFELPISKVHAKEATQISEPFNSPGAMSDKVPSGISRSPPHSNSEGSGDEHDGPAINLEGVHKQSESDSLGNSVKWQEQSSSEPIPPT
- the LOC122581123 gene encoding chromatin modification-related protein EAF1 B-like isoform X2, which codes for MVVNAGFDSMGGVTDGGAEISSAPSPQQLSDLEKTQAQLRETFNAAEKYRRELEFLQKGGDPLDLKFGNVAPVSLQSTSLIDPNKEQIVTSVVKGSFAVTASPHDSVESSGRLGAPSVGEANSADNLKLFDGNNKYRDGEKRSLHSRINSTTQSDVALEIPKKSYRRRIRSRPNRDVARSSSTDAGPRSGQPYISSTSKPKSPMSHKNLASNNRLDVKLNGSQNHKSTLSPACGQPLTSDTQEAPLSMCSAEHGSVGQVEQETLGSRHPPTANTQTAGNQDLSRTNDNNSGELQVKKGCDSKSSCSQTNNENEPVAIIRNTHSNGIVEHDLASRESPSMEQIGVNTANDDKISDTGNGNSDPCSPRHNDNGSTLKEEEGLKESEAALQESTLSLRCSTDGPEQHTCPQGNVKLAIKEHGDSVLEAARIIQEKRKRIAGLSVGIFSSDSNHRSHWHFVLQEMSWMANDFAQERLWKVTAASHISRSAAYNSRVRFQQQTSLWKQKEVAHTLAGAVMEFWHTLQVKCHELKLEGSKTDNLIGLHQYGIRFLEYNSSSQAQYNSAQAPMTPDRISDLGIVDILWEDNLTEENLFYTVPSGAIEAYRKSIESHLLQSERIATSVQEEVDAAGFDAVAVIDTQDRLFEEEGETSTYYLPGAYEGGRMSQPAQKKRNHFRSYAPGSYEMVPNTSFMQSNERDIVAQPSVLSTKRPATSINVSIPTKRMRTASRPRFTGPSGYIHVPDRAEASNDDTNSFQDEQSSLHGGPHIANTMEAESVGDYEKQLHFDLTDVSNRPKKKKKAKHPGSMFEHRWQLDSNFQNDQKDHSKRRLDTHQFDSNGNSVTSQTSNMSNPNKFMKLLVRDRGRKAKSLKNPAGQPGSGSPWSLFEDQALVVLVHDMGANWELISDAMNGTLQFKCISRNSKECKERHKILMDRTGDGADSAEDSGSSQPYPSTLPGIPEGSARQLFQRLQGPMEEDTLKSHFEKIIMIWQKQHHGKAQDNQDPKQLQQPHGSHALALSQVCPNNLNGGPVLTPLDLNDAISPSPDFVPVGYQGPHTSGLPVPNHSVAGMVPGSNSASSLPGSSAKALGSHLASASAPLSPSVREGRYGIPRGSLSVDEQHRMQQFNQMSARNMQQTSLPPGSNSGTDRGVRMLPGGAGMGVIGGVNRGMAIARPGYPGISTPMLNPGMTSAIGPGQGNSVRPRETMRMMRPNQNMAPDQLPQQASQGGMGFFANQNSQLHAQPYPHSMSTQQSPHIPHGNSHPHPPQYPAYGGMRFIKERQLHHQRMLQQQFAISNPMVPHVQPQQSPVPVSSPQSSTQAQSQSSSPVSVSPIGTPSMKHPIPPPQRNSQTGGNHTLKQKARQPQQLQPTGRQHPQQAAKVMKGGGRGTIHQNIPAGPSHPNGFSGSQIVAEKGEQQVAHQLVQSGRMVNSKQPMPHSSLSRSQQHMRFPIQTQATSSKQLLSDTSNNHAPSVAPSSSTQPVMTSSNYRQLQQPQKLGSRTQAAAGQMMAHNLKESYFELPISKVHAKEATQISEPFNSPGAMSDKVPSGISRSPPHSNSEGSGDEHDGPAINLEGVHKQSESDSLGNSVKWQEQSSSEPIPPT